The Anaerotignum propionicum DSM 1682 sequence CCGCTTTTTCTAATTTCATCCATTCTGCTCAGCCTCCCCCGCGAATTTCTTCTTATAATATTTCTGCAATACTACCTGCTGAATAATTCCAATTAAGTTACTGATTGTCCAGTAAAGTCCAAGACCTGCGGGCATAGAAATACAGAAAAAGCCCATCATAAACGGCATCACATAAGTCATCGTCTTTGTCATAGCCATTGCAGGATTATTGGGATCATTATTAGCTGATGGCGTCATTACCATCATAATTTTTGATTGTGCATAAGTAGTGATTGCAGCAAAAGCAGGAATTAACACACCAGGCCATTTTAATCCCGCTGCACTTACGAGGGGGATAAACAAAAATGTCTCAATATTATTTTTGGTTGCCAAAAGTCCAATCAATGTGTCACCATTGGAGCCAAGCTGATTTAAAATATTTGTCCAAGCATCTGCGCCCAAATAATTTACCAGCATAACAACATCATTCAGTCGGCTTAAATCAAAACCGCTTGTTTTAATAATTTCTACATTTTTGTTGTGATCAACAAAGGCCTGGGCATAGGGAGCAAACACGTCCATTCTCAAGTCCTTTGGAATTTGCAAAATTGCGTTTGCAATGTCAGTATAATTTTGGCCAATGACATCAACATAAACATATGCATTTTGGAACAAATAAAACAATGCATACAAAATAGGAAGCTGAACCAACAAAGGTAAGCATCCGCCCATGAGGCTGATACCGTTCTTCTTTTGAAAATCCTGCATCTCCATAGCCATTTTCTGCTGAGACATCTGATCTGTCTTGCCTTTATATTTATTTCGAATCTTTTCCAATTCAGGCTGAAGCATTTGCATCTTAAAAGAAGATTTCTGCTGTTTCACCATCAAAGGAAATAGAATTGCTTTCACGATCAAGGTAAATAAAATAATTGCAAAGCCTAATACGCCTGCTTCCGTCATACCATAGAGCCCATTAAAGAGCATATTGTAAACTTGTCCCAAAATTTTGGCAATAGGACCCAATATGCTTCCGGGCATCTTTACAGACGTAAACGTCGTCAAAACGACACCTGATAATAGTTCACTTCCAAACACGCTTTATGCCTCCTTAACAAACAGATAGAATTTTTTGCCCCGCAGGACAAGACAACAAACAATAGAATTTTTTTAGGGAACGGGGTCATAGCCGCCTTCATGGAAGGGATGGCACTTCAGAATTCTTCTGACGGCAAGATATGTGCCCTTAAAGATACCATAACGAGATATCGCGATAAATGCATACTGAGAGCAGGTGGGGGTAAATCTGCAATGAGGTCCAATCAAAGGAGAAATTCCCACCTGATAAAATCGGATTAACAGTAAAAAAAACTTTTTAACCATTTCTCTCATCTCTCTT is a genomic window containing:
- a CDS encoding YidC/Oxa1 family membrane protein insertase, with product MFGSELLSGVVLTTFTSVKMPGSILGPIAKILGQVYNMLFNGLYGMTEAGVLGFAIILFTLIVKAILFPLMVKQQKSSFKMQMLQPELEKIRNKYKGKTDQMSQQKMAMEMQDFQKKNGISLMGGCLPLLVQLPILYALFYLFQNAYVYVDVIGQNYTDIANAILQIPKDLRMDVFAPYAQAFVDHNKNVEIIKTSGFDLSRLNDVVMLVNYLGADAWTNILNQLGSNGDTLIGLLATKNNIETFLFIPLVSAAGLKWPGVLIPAFAAITTYAQSKIMMVMTPSANNDPNNPAMAMTKTMTYVMPFMMGFFCISMPAGLGLYWTISNLIGIIQQVVLQKYYKKKFAGEAEQNG
- the yidD gene encoding membrane protein insertion efficiency factor YidD — translated: MVKKFFLLLIRFYQVGISPLIGPHCRFTPTCSQYAFIAISRYGIFKGTYLAVRRILKCHPFHEGGYDPVP